In the Harmonia axyridis chromosome 3, icHarAxyr1.1, whole genome shotgun sequence genome, one interval contains:
- the LOC123674919 gene encoding serine/threonine-protein kinase GL21140, whose translation MSRNNLDGSRSFSSNSCNSTASEFEIVEKIGNGIEELSVSKNTKTSSSATKSQKAKRIRFYHNGNKFFPGVVVPVNSDRYRSFDSLTTELTNLLTRNVTLPNGVRHIYSMDGKKIASIDELEEGKEYICAGKGEVFKKAEYSKTDTLRSNKRKSANKQQSNTSLPKVVPPNCIRPRIVTLVRNGIKPRKVLRLLLNKRNSSSMDQVLGALTEVANLDSGAVRKVFTLAGQSVTDLSQFFSEEDVFFVCGNERCTQDNFELDFEESKAIQQYKKTPGLKNGNGPKPKMPRKSLNRTYVSEESILEKLNENINSCLPSQLKKKYTVGRSIGDGNFAVVRLCKDNSDNKEYALKIIDKSKCKGKEDMIENEVKILRKISHPNIMSLISDQDTKNLLFLVCEYVQGGDLFDAIALAQKFSEEQAALLVNHLVLALAYLHSLNIVHRDVKPENLLVEFENNRIRTLKLADFGLACEVAKPLYTVCGTPTYVAPEILAESGYGLKIDVWAAGVILYILLCGYPPFVSQDNDQEKLFDCILSGQYDFPDEYWGEVSELAKELIQNMLQLAPEIRFSAEDVLDHPWLQLSQEPPYMQPDNLFNSILFFHKMP comes from the exons ATGTCTAGGAATAATTTAGATGGTTCAAGAAGCTTTTCATCAAACAGCTGCAATAGTACTGCTTCAGAGTTTGAAATCGTCGAAAAGATCGGGAATGGAATCGAGGAATTATCAGTCTCTAAAAATACGAAAACTTCATCCTCTGCTACAAAATCTCAGAAAGCCAAAAGGATTAGATTTTATCACAATGGCAACAAATTTTTCCCTGGCGTTGTAGTTCCAGTAAATAGTGATCGTTATAGATCTTTTGATAGCTTGACTACTGAATTGACTAATTTACTTACCAGAAATGTTACATTACCAAATGGAGTGCGTCATATTTACTCCATGGATGGTAAAAAG ATAGCAAGTATTGATGAATTAGAAGAAGGTAAAGAGTACATTTGTGCTGGGAAAGGAGAAGTTTTCAAAAAAGCTGAATATTCTAAAACTGATACGTTAAGGTCTAATAAAAGGAAGTCTGCTAATAAACAACAAAGTAATACTTCATTACCTAAAGTAGTCCCTCCAAATTGTATACGTCCTAGAATTGTTACTCTTGTAAGAAATGGCATCAAACCCAGAAAG GTTCTACGTTTGCTTTTGAACAAACGTAACTCATCAAGTATGGATCAGGTACTTGGAGCATTAACTGAGGTTGCCAACTTAGACTCTGGAGCAGTTAGGAAAGTTTTCACTTTAGCGGGTCAGTCAGTTACAGATTTATCACAGTTTTTTTCTGAGGAAGATGTATTTTTTGTGTGCGGTAATGAAAGATGCACTCAAGACAATTTTGAGTTGGATTTCGAAGAGAGTAAAGCAATACAACAGTACAAAAAAACTCCAGGTCTCAAAAATGG taatggACCTAAACCAAAAATGCCCAGAAAATCATTGAATCGTACTTATGTGTCTGAAGAAAGTATTctagaaaaattgaatgaaaatattaattcgtGTTTACcttcacaattaaaaaagaaatatactGTTGGCCGATCAATTGGAGATG gtAACTTTGCTGTAGTTCGACTGTGTAAGGATAATAGCGACAATAAAGAATATGCTTTgaagataatagataaatccaaGTGTAAAGGAAag GAGGATAtgattgaaaatgaagttaaaatattaagaaaaataaGTCATCCTAATATAATGTCATTGATAAGTGATCAAGATACtaaaaatttattgtttttggtTTGTGAGTATGTACAAG GTGGGGACCTTTTTGATGCGATTGCCCTAGCCCAAAAATTCTCAGAAGAGCAAGCTGCTTTATTAGTAAATCATTTAGTTTTGGCTTTAGCTTATCTACATAGTTTGAATATTGTTCACAGGGATGTAAAACCAGAAAATTTATTG GTTGAGTTTGAGAATAACAGAATAAGAACATTGAAGTTAGCAGATTTCGGATTGGCTTGTGAAGTAGCTAAACCACTATATACAGTTTGTGGAACACCCACCTATGTAGCTCCTGAAATATTGGCAGAGTCAGGTTATGGATTGAAG ATTGACGTTTGGGCAGCAGGAGTCATTTTGTATATTCTACTGTGTGGCTATCCACCTTTTGTTAGTCAAGACAATGatcaagaaaaattatttgacTGTATACTATCGGGTCAATATGATTTTCCTGATGAATATTGGGGGGAAGTCTCAGAACTGGCTAAGGAACTCATTCAAAATATGCTTCAACTAGCGCCCGAAATAAGATTTTCAGCAGAAGATGTACTAGATCATCCATGGCTTCAACTTTCACAG GAGCCTCCCTACATGCAACCAGATAATTTATTTAACTCGATTTTATTTTTCCACAAAATGCCTTGA